gtgacaggataagaggaaatggcctgaaatgacaccaggggaggtttaggtcagagattaggaaaagtttctttgctgcaagagtagtcagagagtggcacaggctgctcagggaggtggcagagtccccatccctggaggtgtgcgaGAACCATGTGGACCTGGTACTTGGGGACAGAGTTTAACagtcatggtggtgctgggttgaaggttgggctggatgatctcagagggcttttccaaccaaaataatgtTAGGATTTTTGAGAGAAACATGAAAGGAGCAACAGGAAGGCATGAAGAGCAGTCAGCGGCTGTGGGCCACCTTTTGTCACATGACAGACCACTAGATCAGAGAACACAAGAAAACTCAACTTACCTGCCTGGAAGGACAGCCCTCTGGGGATTACAAGATGCAGACGGCATTATACCTTCACACACAGACCAGGCTGCTTGCAATAGACATAGCTGCCCTCTGCAAGCTGTTGAGAAGCTAGGGACACCTCTTTCCCACCTCCCAGCTTAAATTTACCTTCCCCCTCCAGTGGGATTCTCACCCAAAGTGGTAACTCAGTTTAATGATACCAGAGAGAAGCTCTAAGTGCTGCAGTTACTTCCCCGGAACAGCTGCACGACCACCAACTCCAACACCTTTCAGGAATTCCTGTGTCCACCAGAGAAAGCAAACATGGCAAAACAGAAGTGGATTTGGGCAAAGGACATAGCATGGAGtcaagaggagcagctgctcaggagcCACGCTCTTCACCACGGACTGCAGGCTGAAAGTATGAGCTATTAAAGAACAAACCACAAAGAGTAAACAGATTTTGAGCAGAGATGTGAGTGTCCTTGGCATTTAAACCACAGGTCACTGTTGCTATCTACAGACTCCCACCTTCTCACCAGCcatagaatcccagcatggttggggttgcaagggacctctggggttatctagtccaatcccctgctaaAGGAGggccacccagggcaggctatCTAGGACTGCAAAGttcaagtgggtttggaatctctccaaaggagactccagaaccaatatgggcagcctgctccagggctccagcaccctcacaccaaagtttTTCACCtttttcagatggaacctcccaggttgcactgccccttgtcctgtcacagggcaccactgaaaggagtctggccccatcttcttgctctccaccctttagctcttgctgagcattcatTGCTCAGCTTCCCTTTGGggctgctccttctgcaggctcaacagccccagggctttcagcctttcctcctcacagagctgctccaggcccctcagcagctttgtaggctttgttggactctctccagtagttccctgtctctcttggatTGTGGAGCCAAGAACTAGACCCAGTAGTCCAGATGTGAcctccctagggcagagtaaagggggagaagaaccttccttgacctgctgcccaggctcttCTTAGAGTCTCCTACCCTCCTGCTCCCACTAATCCCAAGGTCTGTCTGTGCTTACCTGCCCagccacaagctgtggcagggctggggacaggaggTGAAGCTCAGTGTATTATCTCCAGGCTGTAGCTCTGGAatgctctccagcctcctgaagctcatgctcagtggcactgctgccagaTCACCGAGAAAAGCAAGAACAGATGGAACCCAGTGCCcatctccctctgctgtgcacaCAAGTCACATCTCTTGTCTGATGCAGCTGCCTGGTTTTCTGCCTCAAAGTACTGCAAACCCTGGGCAAGATCCTCCCAGGCTGTGCCgtcctcttctccctgctgcagaggcagccctGCAAACCCCTTGCTCCTGTGTGTTCCaagcccttgtgctgctgcagtaagaTGAGGGCAGCCTAGAGGGCATGCAGTGACACTTTCCCCAAGCTCAGCCTCAGCCATGGCAGGAGCAGTCTCATGAAAAGGAGCCAGCACAGGCACAACCTGCAAAACCAGTGTGCAGGGAACCAGCTGCaccacaaacccaggctggtACTGCCTGGGCAGGGAAATCCACCAGCAGGATCAGTGCTATATTCCTGCATTCCTCCTCATGGCAAGATCCACCCCAGGCGGGGGTCCCCAGGCCATCACTACTGCACCACCAGACATTCCCATTCTTGCTGTTGGCTGGGTGCAAGAACACACTGGATGGCTGGGGTCATAAATCACCCAGAATAAAGGAACTTCCAGCCAGCACACTGGGAGAAAAAGGCTGTCTCCACGTGGTACAGTGGCTTGAAAtcaaggaggagaaaggaaatgctaaccaaaaagggaaacaaagcaacCTGAGTACCCATGAGGACTCTGACAGACTGCCCAGGTAACATGAGGAGACAGGCAAGTCTAGAGATGAGGACAAGTGAAACAGGATGGAAAGACCACCATGCAggatgacaggctgtgctgaggagagggGAGGTGAATGAGATGATGACCTGACTTCCCCCAGCAACTTCCCCTCTATCAATAGCAaaattcacagattcatagattgcatagggttggaagggaccttcagaggtcatagCATCCATCCCCCCTGCAGGGAGTAGGGACACTTCCAGTTAGATCAGTTGCCTTAAAGCTTCCTAGAGGCAGCATGGGAAGCTAAACCAGAGTCTCTTGACATGAAAACCTGGCATCAAGCTGTCAGGACACTCAAGCAACACAAGTGACATGGGGAGCCATGATACCTGTGGAACAGTCCATTTGGTTCAAGTGGCAGTCACTgtcagttttcatttttttagCAGTGCTCTCTGAGGTAGAGGTGACAAGTAAGTTTGTGGAAGAAAAGTAGGGTGGCTGCACAGAGCTTGGCTCCACACAGTCCATCTTCCTTTTCAGAGAAGACAtagtgacagaagaagggacGAGCATCTCTGAGGTGTGAGCCCTCCCCAGCAGGTTGATGCCagggatgctgtgctggaggaggaagtggTCTATCCTGGCCTTGAGGGTGGGGTGAGGTAGGGGCAATGAGTGCTGGCTGAAGGCCACCCCAGTGAAGGGATCACTGGGAACCCTGCCCCAAGATGCCTCACTTCGGTTGCACTTTTCCAAGGTGGTCTGGTCGATCACCTTCCCAGAGGGCAGGAGCATGGGGAGAGTCATGATCTCCAGAGTGATAGGGTCCAGGAATTCTTCAGGGATGTCCTGGACGACATCCACCAGCTTGCAGAGGGTCTGCTGCTCACTGTCATTGGCACTGAAGGGCATGCAGTCGCTCTCCATCGGTGTCCAGAGCTCTGGCTTGAGGCTCGTGTCCTGGGCGAGGAACTGGGAAGCCACCTGAAAGACACCCTCGACTACCTCCTGTGGGCAGGATTTGGCAGGCTGTCCCCACACCTCCAGCCTCTTAATGCAAGGCAAGCCACCTCCAGCCACGTGGGTGATACAGATTTTCAAGTGTGATACGTTGCTCAGCGAGGCAGGCCCTTTATTCCAGAGGTCTTGAGATACAGAGCCAGGGTaggagaaaacattctccatgtGATGAAAGGGAGGCCTTGGCTTGAAGCCTCTGTGGCCAAATGTCACTTTGCTCTGATTTTTTAAGACAGCTTTGCCCACCAGTGTGAAAGTGTCTTTGTCCAACACAGGCTGATTGGCCAGACATGAGAACTGATCCTCAGGGCTCTGCCAAGAGGTTTTATTGCATGAGGTAGAGGTGTAAACTTCAAGCCCAGAGAAGGTTTGGTAACTCCCAGATGAGATGTCAATATTGATCCTGCAGATCTCAATGTTGAAGGGAAAGGAGATGGTGACATGGACTGGAGGTTTGATAAAGTATTCGCTGCGGAAGCCACGGTTTCTCCTGGCGAGGTCCTCAGAGATCAGGTTCTCCACTTCATAACCATCAGCAGAGATCTGTGTCAGGAGAAAACTGGATTGAATCAGAAGCAAGAAAATAAAACGAAACTAATTTTACAAGGACTTCTGTAGATTTTCAAGGCAACATCAACCACAGAGgagacagctgctgctgagacacAGCAGACCCACTCCCGCCCTCCTCCAGCCATGTGGActcttctgctcctctctgcaccCTACCTGGCTGGCCTTTGGCAGAGCTGATTTGACTGCTAAAAGAATGGAAAATGATAGACAGTTTGTGGTTTGGGCTGGGTCAGTGAACTAAATCAGGTGGGAgagtgtggctgagagcagagcacgTGTCTGGGGGGATGACAGAAGTCTGGTCTTCAACAGTGGTGAAACATCACGGCAGCTCACCCTGCCACATGAGAACAGATACTGAATCACAGGCACAGGATCTCACAGAAACTCTGGAGGTGAGCTATTCActgtctccctctgctctgggatcAACAAGATCTGGgtcagagaagagactgaccacaACCTTTCTTCATCCCCCTTTCAGGGAATTGCAGAGAGtgagaaagtctcccctcagcctccttatctccaggccaaacaaccctaGCTGCAGATCCCAAGCACCCAGACTCAGGATGTCTTGTGCTGGCACATCAGTGACTCTCTCAAGGCTGAAGCACAACAGGTGAAGGTAGATCCAGGAGCCAGATTCCCAACATCAATTCCCCAAACCTCCTTGCTGGGAAGGACAGGAGACTGGTGAGCAAAGCCACCCAAATTACAACCCTGCCAGCACTGGAAAATGTTTTTAATTGACAAAAATGCCCTCGGTTTTGCAGACTTAAAAGCCTACAATTCACCTCTCTCTGTCCTTAgtgcttctgctgccagcagacaaCATAGGGGTTCAAATCCCTCTCTGAACCAGTCAGAAAACACAGAGTGTGGGACTTTGCTGTGAGCcacctttgctttgttttctcagGTAAGTCTGGCATGGCCAGCCAAAAAAAGTCTTCTAGAAGCACTGCTAACTCTAACAACTGAGCAGTGAACAAGCCCTCCCTAGCCCAAACCAGCCCAGCATGCCACCTCCACCTCATCCCTCCAGTTCTCCCCAAACTCCACACAGTTACCTTACCTTATTGCAATGAATTCTTGGCTTGAACTGTGGGAGACAGACGTTT
This is a stretch of genomic DNA from Pogoniulus pusillus isolate bPogPus1 chromosome 11, bPogPus1.pri, whole genome shotgun sequence. It encodes these proteins:
- the UBOX5 gene encoding RING finger protein 37; this encodes MVINVCLPQFKPRIHCNKISADGYEVENLISEDLARRNRGFRSEYFIKPPVHVTISFPFNIEICRINIDISSGSYQTFSGLEVYTSTSCNKTSWQSPEDQFSCLANQPVLDKDTFTLVGKAVLKNQSKVTFGHRGFKPRPPFHHMENVFSYPGSVSQDLWNKGPASLSNVSHLKICITHVAGGGLPCIKRLEVWGQPAKSCPQEVVEGVFQVASQFLAQDTSLKPELWTPMESDCMPFSANDSEQQTLCKLVDVVQDIPEEFLDPITLEIMTLPMLLPSGKVIDQTTLEKCNRSEASWGRVPSDPFTGVAFSQHSLPLPHPTLKARIDHFLLQHSIPGINLLGRAHTSEMLVPSSVTMSSLKRKMDCVEPSSVQPPYFSSTNLLVTSTSESTAKKMKTDSDCHLNQMDCSTDLVSHEQKLSESLDTALNSALSTMPSFTAKLMKSQQQAQGEGGCSSSWSLGSILEHSRSSQTQGCASCGKTFSSYFKAEPIYQLPCGHLLCRPCSADKEKPLSSVLCGSCKRSASTHDIRRVHF